The following are from one region of the Ischnura elegans chromosome 12, ioIscEleg1.1, whole genome shotgun sequence genome:
- the LOC124169624 gene encoding cuticle protein 38-like: protein MYKLVALLALVAFVSAAPGNKVYYAAPAVVHTPVVHHAHVVHAAPVFKVKTHHVPIATSYANVHKVSIKAPVVHAVPVVHAAPVVHTYHAAPVYKVKTLGLVH from the exons ATGTACAAGCTG GTCGCCCTCCTTGCCCTAGTGGCCTTCGTATCCGCCGCCCCTGGCAACAAGGTGTACTACGCCGCCCCTGCCGTCGTGCACACTCCCGTGGTGCACCACGCGCACGTGGTCCACGCCGCCCCTGTCTTCAAGGTCAAGACCCACCACGTCCCCATTGCCACTTCATACGCCAACGTGCACAAGGTCTCCATCAAG GCTCCCGTGGTCCATGCCGTTCCCGTTGTCCATGCTGCCCCGGTCGTGCATACCTACCACGCTGCCCCTGTCTACAAGGTCAAGACCCTGGGACTCGTCCACTAA